In a genomic window of Mycolicibacterium neoaurum VKM Ac-1815D:
- a CDS encoding osmoprotectant NAGGN system M42 family peptidase: MVSERAVMPEETRAWMIDTLLAMLQTPSPSGRTDAVMQLIGDTLNEIGVPFTLTRRGALTAVLPGESSTTDRAVVVHADTIGCMVRDLKDNGRLELIPVGTFSARFATGARVRIFTDDADEFFTGTVMPLKASGHAFGDEIDTQPTEWEHVEVRIDRKVTNRADLERLGFRVGDFVALIAAPELTSDGYIVSRHLDGKAGVAVALALAKTVAEQKIVLPHTTTIMVTITEEVGHGASHGLDPDVAELVSVDNAVCAPGQHSIEDGVTIPMADLHGPFDYHLTRKLCRLAEEQQIPHARDVFRYYRSDAAAAIEAGANTRAALVGFGLDGSHGWERTHIDSLEGVYNLLFAWLQTPLTFAKWDAKPSGQLRDFPSSKQPAPTEQWVPLSRGDHAEPGEWSGEHWPPAEGPAGQQ, encoded by the coding sequence ATGGTGTCCGAACGTGCGGTGATGCCGGAAGAGACCCGGGCGTGGATGATCGACACGCTGTTGGCAATGCTGCAGACGCCCAGTCCGTCGGGTCGCACCGACGCGGTCATGCAGTTGATCGGCGACACACTGAACGAGATCGGCGTGCCGTTCACCCTGACCCGCCGCGGTGCGTTGACGGCGGTGCTGCCCGGTGAATCCAGCACCACCGATCGTGCGGTGGTGGTGCATGCCGACACCATCGGCTGCATGGTGCGCGATCTGAAGGACAACGGCCGCCTGGAGCTGATCCCGGTGGGCACGTTCTCGGCCCGTTTCGCCACGGGCGCCCGGGTGCGGATCTTCACCGACGACGCCGACGAGTTCTTCACCGGAACGGTGATGCCGCTCAAGGCCTCCGGTCACGCGTTCGGCGACGAGATCGACACCCAGCCCACCGAATGGGAACACGTCGAGGTCCGCATCGATCGCAAGGTGACCAATCGGGCCGATCTGGAAAGGCTCGGCTTTCGGGTCGGCGACTTCGTCGCACTGATCGCGGCCCCCGAGCTGACCTCGGACGGCTATATCGTCTCCCGGCATCTGGACGGTAAGGCCGGTGTCGCGGTGGCACTCGCGCTCGCCAAGACCGTCGCCGAGCAGAAGATCGTGCTGCCGCACACGACGACGATCATGGTCACCATCACCGAAGAGGTCGGGCACGGCGCCAGCCATGGTCTGGATCCCGACGTCGCCGAACTGGTGTCGGTCGACAACGCGGTGTGTGCCCCCGGCCAGCATTCCATCGAGGACGGCGTGACCATCCCGATGGCCGATCTGCACGGACCGTTCGACTATCACCTGACGCGCAAGTTGTGCAGGCTGGCCGAGGAACAGCAGATCCCGCATGCGCGCGACGTCTTCCGCTACTACCGCTCCGATGCGGCCGCGGCGATCGAGGCCGGTGCCAACACCCGGGCCGCGTTGGTCGGTTTCGGCTTGGATGGCAGCCACGGCTGGGAGCGCACCCACATCGATTCCCTTGAGGGTGTCTACAACCTGCTGTTCGCCTGGTTGCAGACGCCGCTGACGTTCGCGAAATGGGATGCCAAACCGTCCGGCCAACTGCGCGACTTCCCGTCGTCGAAGCAGCCCGCACCCACCGAACAGTGGGTGCCGCTGTCCCGCGGCGACCACGCCGAACCGGGCGAATGGTCGGGCGAGCACTGGCCTCCCGCGGAAGGTCCCGCCGGCCAGCAGTGA
- a CDS encoding nuclear transport factor 2 family protein encodes MLSIEEISDRLEIQQLLIAYSTAIDSRRFDDLDQVFTADAYIDYRAMGGVDGRYPEVKAWLSEVLPNFPAYAHMLGNVDVRIAGDTAISRTLCFNPMVLGGEGQVLFCGLWYDDEFIRTAEGWRMTKRVEEKCFDRVV; translated from the coding sequence GTGCTGAGCATCGAAGAGATCTCCGACCGTCTGGAAATACAGCAACTGCTCATCGCCTACTCCACCGCGATCGACTCGCGCCGGTTCGATGATCTCGACCAGGTGTTCACTGCCGACGCCTATATCGACTACCGGGCCATGGGTGGTGTCGACGGCCGCTACCCAGAGGTCAAGGCGTGGTTGTCGGAGGTGCTGCCGAACTTCCCGGCCTATGCGCACATGTTGGGCAACGTCGACGTGCGGATCGCCGGCGACACCGCGATCTCGCGCACGCTGTGCTTCAACCCGATGGTGTTGGGCGGGGAGGGCCAGGTGCTGTTCTGCGGGCTCTGGTACGACGACGAGTTCATCCGTACCGCCGAGGGCTGGCGGATGACCAAGCGCGTCGAGGAGAAGTGCTTCGACCGGGTTGTCTGA
- the rpsP gene encoding 30S ribosomal protein S16, translating to MAVKIKLTRMGKIRNPQYRISVADARNRRDGRSIEVIGRYHPKEEPSLIEIDSERAQYWLGVGAQPTEPVLALLKITGDWQKFKGLPGAEGTLKVKEPKPSKLDLFNAALAAADDAPTGQAVTQKKKKAPKADDAAEAPAEEAAAEAPAAE from the coding sequence ATGGCTGTCAAAATCAAGCTCACCCGTATGGGCAAGATCCGCAACCCCCAGTACCGCATCTCCGTCGCCGACGCGCGTAACCGCCGCGACGGCCGCTCGATCGAGGTCATCGGCCGTTACCACCCGAAGGAAGAGCCGAGCCTGATCGAGATCGACTCGGAGCGTGCGCAGTACTGGCTGGGCGTCGGCGCGCAGCCGACCGAGCCCGTCCTCGCGCTGCTGAAGATCACCGGTGACTGGCAGAAGTTCAAGGGCCTGCCGGGCGCCGAGGGCACCTTGAAGGTCAAGGAGCCCAAGCCTTCCAAGCTCGATCTGTTCAACGCCGCACTGGCCGCCGCCGATGACGCGCCGACCGGTCAGGCCGTGACCCAGAAGAAGAAGAAGGCCCCCAAGGCCGACGACGCTGCTGAGGCTCCTGCCGAAGAGGCCGCGGCCGAAGCTCCCGCCGCCGAATGA
- a CDS encoding RNA-binding protein: protein MSSVVVDAVEHLVRGIVDNPDDVRVDMVTNRRGRTVEVHVHPDDLGKVIGRGGRTATALRTLVAGIGGRGIRVDVVDTDQ from the coding sequence ATGAGTTCCGTCGTCGTCGACGCCGTAGAGCACCTGGTGCGCGGGATCGTCGACAATCCCGACGATGTCCGGGTGGACATGGTCACCAACCGTCGTGGTCGCACGGTCGAGGTGCATGTGCATCCCGACGACCTGGGCAAGGTCATCGGCCGCGGCGGGCGTACCGCCACCGCGCTGCGGACCCTGGTCGCCGGGATCGGCGGGCGCGGGATCCGTGTCGACGTGGTGGACACCGACCAGTAG
- the rimM gene encoding ribosome maturation factor RimM (Essential for efficient processing of 16S rRNA), which yields MELVIGRVAKAHGVTGEVVVEIRTDDPAQRFVPGAQLRGRAARGGPERSFVIETVREHAGRLLMRLTGVSDRNAADALRGTLFLVDTEQLPPIDDPDEFYDHQLEGLAVRTVDGTVIGTVAEVLHTAAGELLSIKTPEGREVLVPFVSAIVTAVSLADGTVDIDPPDGLLDMD from the coding sequence ATGGAGTTGGTCATCGGGCGGGTCGCCAAGGCACACGGTGTCACCGGCGAGGTCGTCGTGGAGATCCGTACCGACGACCCTGCGCAGCGGTTCGTCCCCGGTGCGCAGTTGCGCGGTCGCGCGGCCCGGGGCGGTCCGGAGCGAAGCTTTGTCATAGAGACGGTGCGCGAGCACGCCGGTCGACTGCTGATGCGGTTGACCGGCGTGTCCGACCGTAATGCGGCCGACGCGTTGCGCGGCACGCTGTTCCTCGTCGACACCGAGCAGCTGCCACCCATCGATGATCCCGACGAGTTCTACGATCACCAGCTCGAGGGGCTGGCCGTGCGCACCGTCGACGGCACGGTGATCGGCACCGTTGCCGAGGTGTTGCACACCGCGGCGGGGGAGCTGTTGTCGATCAAGACCCCGGAGGGCCGTGAGGTGCTGGTCCCGTTCGTCAGCGCCATCGTCACCGCCGTGTCGTTGGCCGACGGCACCGTGGATATCGATCCGCCCGACGGCCTGCTCGATATGGATTGA
- the trmD gene encoding tRNA (guanosine(37)-N1)-methyltransferase TrmD, whose protein sequence is MRLDVVTIFPAYLNPLHEALPGKAIQAGIVELGVHDLRRWTHDVHRSVDDSPYGGGPGMVMKAPVWGAALDEICTPETLLVVPTPAGRPFTQSTAQRWSAEQHLVFACGRYEGIDQRVADDAARRMRVEEVSIGDYVLAGGESAALVMIEAVVRLIPEVLGNPESHQQDSHSDGLLEGPSYTRPPVWRELEVPPVLLSGDHAKIAAWRHAQSVQRTRERRPDLLD, encoded by the coding sequence ATGCGGCTGGACGTCGTCACGATCTTCCCCGCCTATCTCAATCCGTTGCACGAAGCCTTGCCCGGCAAGGCAATACAGGCCGGCATCGTCGAGCTCGGGGTACATGACCTGCGACGCTGGACCCACGATGTGCACAGGTCGGTCGACGATTCGCCCTATGGCGGTGGTCCCGGCATGGTGATGAAGGCGCCGGTGTGGGGAGCGGCGCTGGACGAAATCTGCACGCCTGAAACGCTGTTGGTGGTGCCCACCCCTGCCGGACGGCCGTTCACGCAGAGCACCGCGCAACGGTGGAGCGCCGAGCAACATCTGGTGTTCGCGTGCGGGCGCTACGAGGGTATCGATCAGCGGGTGGCCGATGATGCCGCCCGGCGGATGCGGGTCGAAGAGGTGTCGATCGGCGACTATGTGCTCGCCGGCGGCGAATCGGCCGCATTGGTGATGATCGAGGCCGTGGTTCGGCTGATTCCGGAAGTGCTCGGTAATCCCGAGTCGCATCAACAGGATTCGCATTCCGATGGACTGCTCGAGGGGCCCAGCTACACCCGGCCGCCGGTCTGGCGTGAGCTGGAGGTTCCGCCTGTCCTGCTGTCCGGCGACCACGCGAAGATCGCGGCCTGGCGCCACGCCCAGTCGGTGCAACGCACCAGGGAACGCAGACCCGACCTTCTCGACTGA
- a CDS encoding LppW family protein: MPRPVTAFHLVFAAACTTALVAGCEAKGYGAPAVSPEAPQLTVIAPLATAAPLPQAPPDQPAATFDGLQARVNKASADAAAAGADLTVAILDRDTGQMVTNGAPDPVAIASVVKLFIADDLLLQESEGRAELSPEDRVMLDVMLRSSDDSAAEVFWNRSGGTDIIDRVVARYGLSMTSAPGNGRWFNTTSTVTDLVRYYDKLLAGTGGLPPERASIIIANLSQSTPTAPDGMVPGGVYPQRFGIPEGIPGEPVAVKQGWMCCVGADWMHLSTGVIGPDRRFVMAISSMQATGDDAARETITDAVRTIFPGGHL, from the coding sequence ATGCCGCGGCCGGTGACCGCTTTCCACCTGGTCTTTGCAGCGGCGTGTACGACGGCTCTGGTGGCCGGGTGCGAGGCCAAGGGGTATGGCGCACCTGCGGTATCACCCGAGGCGCCTCAGCTCACCGTGATCGCCCCACTGGCGACGGCGGCACCGCTCCCCCAAGCTCCACCCGATCAGCCCGCCGCAACCTTCGACGGGCTGCAGGCCCGGGTCAACAAGGCCAGCGCCGATGCCGCCGCGGCCGGCGCCGACCTGACGGTCGCGATCCTGGACCGCGATACCGGCCAGATGGTGACCAACGGGGCTCCGGACCCCGTCGCGATCGCCTCGGTGGTGAAACTGTTCATCGCCGACGATCTGCTGCTCCAGGAGTCCGAGGGGCGGGCAGAACTCAGCCCCGAGGACCGTGTGATGCTCGACGTGATGTTGCGATCCTCCGATGACAGTGCCGCCGAGGTGTTCTGGAATCGCAGCGGGGGCACCGACATCATCGATCGCGTCGTCGCGCGGTATGGCCTGTCGATGACCAGCGCGCCGGGCAACGGGCGGTGGTTCAACACGACGAGCACGGTGACCGACCTGGTCCGCTATTACGACAAGCTGCTCGCCGGCACGGGCGGGCTTCCGCCGGAGCGGGCGAGCATCATCATCGCCAACCTGTCGCAGTCCACCCCGACCGCACCCGACGGCATGGTGCCCGGTGGGGTCTATCCGCAGCGCTTCGGCATCCCGGAGGGGATCCCCGGCGAACCGGTCGCGGTCAAGCAGGGCTGGATGTGCTGTGTCGGCGCCGATTGGATGCACCTGTCCACCGGTGTCATCGGCCCCGATCGCCGGTTCGTGATGGCCATCAGCTCAATGCAGGCCACCGGCGACGACGCGGCGCGCGAAACCATCACCGATGCCGTCCGCACGATCTTCCCCGGCGGGCACCTCTAG
- the rplS gene encoding 50S ribosomal protein L19, which produces MNTLDFVDQASLRDDIPVFGPGDTVNVHVKVIEGSKERIQVFKGVVIRRQGGGARETFTVRKESYGVGVERTFPVHSPNIDHIDVATRGDVRRAKLYYLRELRGKKAKIKEKR; this is translated from the coding sequence ATGAACACGCTTGACTTCGTCGACCAGGCGTCGCTGCGCGACGACATCCCGGTATTCGGCCCCGGCGACACCGTCAACGTGCACGTCAAGGTCATCGAGGGTTCCAAGGAACGTATCCAGGTCTTCAAGGGTGTCGTGATCCGGCGCCAGGGCGGCGGCGCCCGCGAGACCTTCACCGTGCGCAAGGAAAGCTATGGCGTCGGCGTCGAGCGCACCTTCCCGGTGCACTCGCCCAACATCGACCACATCGATGTCGCCACCCGTGGTGACGTCCGTCGCGCCAAGCTGTACTACCTGCGCGAGCTGCGTGGCAAGAAGGCCAAGATCAAGGAAAAGCGCTGA